From one Chiloscyllium plagiosum isolate BGI_BamShark_2017 chromosome 24, ASM401019v2, whole genome shotgun sequence genomic stretch:
- the dgke gene encoding diacylglycerol kinase epsilon — translation MNQQLQVNISEEQELLKLCLNVCVVPLQVVDLDSTTPYKALQLCTLLPSHKTRVLVCGGDGTVGWVLDAIDDMKYKGQEQSIPYVAVLPLGTGNDLSNTLGWGAGYTGDITTEEILQSVLDGEVTKLDRWSVRVTKGFYSFHRPKIYTMNNYFSIGPDALMALNFHECRQQSPFLFSNRIINKAVYFFYGTRDCLVQACKDLDQKIELELDGERIALPKLEGIIVLNIAYWGGGCRLWEGTGDKPYPPASHSDGLLEVVGVYGSFHCAQIHVKLANPVRLGQAYTVRLILKNSMMPMQVDGEPWVQGPCSVVITHKTQALMISPSKRQPEEDVQSASAQGTVES, via the exons GAGTTGCTGAAATTGTGCCTGAATGTGTGCGTTGTGCCTCTGCAGGTTGTTGATCTTGATTCCACGACTCCGTACAAAGCTCTGCAGTTGTGTACACTTCTACCGAGCCACAAAACGAGAGTGCTGGTTTGTGGGGGAGATGGGAcagtgggctgggtgctggacgCCATTGATGACATGAAGTATAAG GGACAGGAGCAGTCCATTCCATATGTTGCTGTTCTCCCTCTGGGAACTGGCAATGATTTGTCAAACACTCTCGGCTGGGGAGCTGGATACACTGGTGACATCACAACTGAAGAGATTCTTCAGAGTGTTCTAGACGGGGAGGTAACCAAATTAGATCG ATGGAGTGTGCGGGTGACAAAGGGATTTTACAGCTTCCATAGGCCCAAG ATTTACACCATGAACAATTATTTCTCCATTGGACCAGATGCACTTATGGCTCTGAACTTCCATGAATGCAGGCAGCAAAGccctttccttttctccaatCGGATTATTAATAAG GCTGTTTATTTCTTCTATGGGACCAGAGACTGTTTAGTTCAAGCTTGCAAGGACCTGGATCAGAAGATTGAG TTGGAGCTGGATGGGGAAAGAATTGCATTGCCGAAACTGGAAGGGATTATCGTTCTCAACATTGCTTACTGGGGAGGGGGCTGTCGGCTTTGGGAAGGCACAGGGGACAAACCTTATCCCCCTGCCAG TCATAGTGACGGGCTGTTGGAAGTAGTTGGTGTTTATGGCTCATTCCATTGTGCTCAGATCCACGTGAAACTGGCCAACCCAGTCCGCCTGGGCCAAGCCTACACTGTCAGA CTGATTCTGAAGAACTCGATGATGCCCATGCAGGTTGATGGGGAACCCTGGGTTCAGGGACCATGTTCTGTTGTCATCACTCACAAAACCCAAGCTCTGATGATCTCACCATCAAAACGACAACCAGAGGAGGATGTCCAGAGTGCATCAGCACAAGGCACAGTGGAAAGCTGA